In Promicromonospora sp. Populi, one genomic interval encodes:
- a CDS encoding cysteine hydrolase family protein, which produces MNRALIVIDVQESFRVRPLWADTLNPGIAEPVNRLVDLARAAGDLVVWVLHTEPGSGNPFDPATGHVKFFAELSEPLPGEPVLRKTSHNAFTTTNLQQILTTHGVRELRIGGIRAEQCVETTTRVASDLGYDVTFVSDATTTDPLGRFSAADILERTEAVLRDRFARIATVAELEAEDGLVPDAGAPANVAASAG; this is translated from the coding sequence ATGAACCGTGCACTGATCGTCATCGATGTCCAGGAGTCCTTCCGGGTCCGCCCGCTGTGGGCCGACACGCTCAACCCGGGGATCGCGGAGCCCGTGAACCGGCTGGTCGACCTGGCCCGCGCGGCCGGCGACCTGGTGGTCTGGGTGCTGCACACCGAGCCAGGCTCGGGCAACCCGTTCGACCCCGCGACCGGCCACGTGAAGTTCTTCGCGGAGCTGAGCGAGCCCCTGCCCGGCGAGCCCGTGCTGCGCAAGACCTCGCACAACGCCTTCACCACGACCAACCTGCAGCAGATCCTCACCACCCACGGCGTGCGCGAGCTGCGCATCGGCGGCATCCGGGCCGAGCAGTGCGTGGAGACCACCACCCGCGTCGCCTCCGACCTGGGCTACGACGTGACGTTCGTCAGCGACGCCACGACCACCGACCCGCTGGGCCGGTTCAGCGCCGCCGACATCCTGGAGCGCACGGAGGCCGTGCTCCGCGACCGGTTCGCCCGCATCGCGACGGTCGCGGAGCTCGAGGCGGAGGACGGACTCGTGCCCGACGCCGGAGCCCCTGCCAACGTGGCAGCATCGGCCGGGTGA
- a CDS encoding alpha/beta fold hydrolase has protein sequence MGFITVGTENSTTTELYYEDHGSGQPVVLIHGYPLDGNSWERQSRELLNAGYRVITYDRRGFGQSSKVGAGYDYNTFAADLNALLNTLDLRDVILVGFSMGTGELARYVKNYGHERVAKLAFLASLEPFLVAADDNPTGVPQSVFDGIEEAARSDRFAWFTQFYQDFYNLDENLGTRISQEAVTASWNTATGSAPVAAYAVVSSWIEDFRADVEAVRAAGKPSLILHGTKDNILPIDATARPFHKAFPEAEYVEIEGAPHGLLWTHADEVNKALLSFVQA, from the coding sequence ATGGGTTTCATCACGGTCGGCACCGAGAACAGCACCACCACCGAGCTCTACTACGAGGACCACGGCTCGGGGCAGCCGGTCGTCCTCATCCACGGCTACCCGCTGGACGGCAACAGCTGGGAGCGCCAGTCGCGCGAGCTGCTCAACGCCGGCTACCGCGTCATCACCTACGACCGCCGCGGGTTCGGGCAGTCGAGCAAGGTCGGCGCCGGCTACGACTACAACACCTTCGCCGCCGACCTGAACGCGCTGCTGAACACCCTCGACCTGCGCGACGTGATCCTGGTCGGCTTCTCGATGGGTACCGGCGAGCTGGCTCGTTACGTGAAGAACTACGGCCACGAGCGCGTCGCCAAGCTTGCGTTCCTGGCCTCGCTCGAGCCCTTCCTCGTGGCGGCCGACGACAACCCCACCGGCGTGCCGCAGTCCGTCTTCGACGGCATCGAGGAGGCGGCCCGCTCGGACCGCTTCGCCTGGTTCACGCAGTTCTACCAGGACTTCTACAACCTGGACGAGAACCTGGGCACGCGGATCAGCCAGGAGGCCGTCACGGCGAGCTGGAACACGGCGACGGGCAGCGCCCCGGTCGCGGCCTACGCGGTCGTCTCGTCCTGGATCGAGGACTTCCGGGCTGACGTCGAGGCGGTGCGCGCCGCCGGCAAGCCGTCCCTGATCCTGCACGGGACCAAGGACAACATCCTCCCGATCGACGCCACGGCCCGCCCGTTCCACAAGGCGTTCCCCGAGGCGGAGTACGTCGAGATCGAGGGCGCGCCGCACGGCCTGCTCTGGACCCACGCGGACGAGGTCAACAAGGCGCTCCTGAGCTTCGTCCAGGCCTGA
- a CDS encoding RBBP9/YdeN family alpha/beta hydrolase has translation MPGYGAGPGDHWFPWLQGSLVADGVAASVVALPTPDAPVAHEWEAAVAAALGAPGPGTWVVAHSLGGITTLRVLAALPEPWSLGGLVLVSGFTGPLNALPMLDGYLGADVDVERVRDHVAERVMIRSDADELVPPSASDALAARLVARRHVVPGAGHFLADDGITALPTVRSALHRSERPPH, from the coding sequence GTGCCCGGATACGGAGCCGGGCCTGGCGACCACTGGTTCCCGTGGTTGCAGGGTTCCCTCGTCGCTGACGGCGTCGCGGCGAGCGTCGTCGCGCTGCCGACCCCGGACGCTCCGGTGGCTCACGAGTGGGAGGCAGCCGTCGCCGCGGCGCTCGGTGCGCCCGGTCCCGGGACCTGGGTCGTCGCGCACTCGCTGGGCGGCATCACCACCCTGCGCGTCCTTGCGGCGCTGCCAGAGCCCTGGTCGCTCGGCGGGCTGGTCCTGGTGTCCGGGTTCACGGGACCGCTGAACGCACTCCCGATGCTCGACGGATACCTCGGGGCCGACGTCGACGTGGAGCGGGTGCGTGACCATGTGGCAGAACGGGTCATGATCCGGTCCGACGCCGACGAGCTCGTGCCGCCCTCCGCCTCCGATGCGCTGGCGGCGCGGCTCGTCGCCAGGCGGCACGTCGTGCCGGGCGCGGGCCACTTCCTCGCCGACGACGGCATCACCGCGCTGCCCACCGTGCGGAGCGCTCTGCATCGGAGCGAGCGGCCGCCTCACTAG
- a CDS encoding TetR/AcrR family transcriptional regulator yields the protein MIDEATARESVVQAADQLFYTRGVQAVGMDAVRTAAGVSLKRIYSLFASKDELIVAVLHHRTAIWDSRLASASERATTARERILAIFDFLDAWFREPDFCGCAFINVHGELGASSPAVTDAVREQKRTFQEYVARLVADAGAPPTLAPQLAILAEGAQTTAAISGTPEAAHQARAAAETLLDAATGPHRR from the coding sequence ATGATCGACGAAGCGACCGCTCGCGAGAGCGTGGTCCAGGCCGCGGACCAGCTGTTCTACACGCGCGGTGTCCAGGCCGTGGGCATGGACGCGGTACGGACGGCGGCGGGGGTGTCGCTCAAGCGCATCTACTCGCTCTTCGCCTCGAAGGACGAGCTGATCGTCGCCGTCCTGCACCACCGCACCGCGATCTGGGACAGCAGGCTCGCGTCCGCGTCGGAGCGGGCCACGACGGCCCGCGAGCGCATCCTGGCGATCTTCGACTTCCTCGACGCCTGGTTTCGGGAGCCGGACTTCTGCGGATGCGCGTTCATCAACGTCCACGGCGAGCTCGGCGCGTCGTCGCCCGCCGTGACGGACGCCGTCCGCGAGCAGAAGCGCACCTTCCAGGAGTACGTCGCCCGCCTCGTGGCCGACGCCGGAGCCCCGCCCACCCTCGCGCCGCAGCTCGCCATCCTGGCCGAGGGCGCGCAGACCACCGCAGCCATCTCGGGCACTCCAGAAGCCGCGCACCAGGCGCGGGCGGCGGCGGAGACGCTGCTCGACGCCGCGACGGGGCCGCACCGCCGCTAG
- a CDS encoding winged helix-turn-helix transcriptional regulator, with amino-acid sequence MSTPTTWRPEPGSEPTEACPISPVVDLVFSRWTTPILWVLHEHGTQRFVELERRIGVTPKVLTQRLRQLERDGLVRREIFAEVPPRVEYRITELGRSLHTVFAALGDWSGTHMSDVETARAAYTGPLPR; translated from the coding sequence ATGAGCACCCCGACCACCTGGCGCCCGGAGCCGGGCAGCGAGCCGACCGAGGCCTGCCCCATCTCGCCCGTCGTCGACCTGGTCTTCAGCCGTTGGACCACACCGATCCTCTGGGTGCTGCACGAGCACGGCACCCAGCGCTTCGTCGAGCTGGAGCGGCGCATCGGCGTCACGCCCAAGGTGCTCACGCAGCGCCTGCGCCAGCTCGAACGCGACGGCCTGGTGCGGCGCGAGATCTTCGCCGAGGTGCCGCCGCGGGTCGAGTACCGGATCACGGAGCTCGGCCGCAGCCTGCACACCGTGTTCGCCGCCCTTGGCGACTGGTCCGGCACCCACATGTCCGACGTCGAGACCGCCCGCGCCGCCTACACGGGCCCCCTCCCCCGCTGA
- a CDS encoding MerR family transcriptional regulator has product MLIGELSERTGVSRRALRYYEDQSLLVPARAGNGYRAYADDAPLIVQQIQGLYAAGLDSDGIRRYLPCADGPEPRLEPCTELRAHLLDLAATLDEQAATIGRRRTALAAHLR; this is encoded by the coding sequence ATGTTGATCGGTGAGCTGTCCGAGCGCACCGGCGTCAGCCGGCGAGCACTGCGCTACTACGAGGACCAGAGCCTCCTCGTGCCGGCGCGGGCAGGCAACGGCTATCGGGCGTACGCGGACGACGCCCCGCTGATCGTCCAGCAGATCCAGGGGCTGTACGCCGCTGGGCTCGATTCCGACGGGATCCGGCGCTACCTGCCCTGCGCCGACGGGCCCGAGCCGCGCCTCGAACCGTGCACCGAGCTGCGCGCACACCTCCTCGACCTGGCGGCAACCCTCGACGAACAGGCCGCCACGATCGGCCGGCGGCGCACGGCACTCGCCGCGCATCTCCGGTAG
- a CDS encoding GlxA family transcriptional regulator, translating into MTTVVFLLLPGVHLLDLAGPAQAFFTAGDFGHRYDLRYVSGDSDGPGPDAGVVASAQGLPLVAGTEWPALGADDIVVVPGWRVGNDPAAWPHLSQPMRERLREHHAAGGTVASVCAGADALGQAGLLDGRRCTTHHAVQDALAARHPRAHVVRDVLFTTDGGVVTSAGIASGIDLSLHLLAMRHGPALAARVAREMVVYARRNGTEPQASAMLRHRSHVDDTAHRVQDHIDAHFTHTLPLADLAAHAGVAERTLTRLFTRATGVTPLRYQQILRRERAEHLIGHGATIESAARAVGFENPRTLRRLRSSA; encoded by the coding sequence GTGACCACTGTCGTCTTCCTGCTCCTGCCCGGGGTCCACCTGCTCGACCTGGCGGGCCCCGCGCAGGCGTTCTTCACGGCGGGGGACTTCGGCCACCGCTACGACCTGCGATACGTCTCCGGAGATTCCGACGGACCCGGGCCCGACGCCGGTGTGGTCGCCTCGGCGCAGGGCCTCCCGCTGGTCGCGGGTACCGAGTGGCCGGCGCTGGGCGCGGACGACATCGTCGTCGTCCCAGGTTGGCGGGTCGGGAACGACCCGGCCGCCTGGCCCCACCTGAGCCAGCCAATGCGCGAGCGGCTCCGCGAGCATCATGCGGCGGGCGGCACCGTCGCCAGCGTGTGCGCGGGAGCCGACGCGCTCGGCCAGGCCGGCCTGCTCGACGGCCGGCGCTGCACCACCCACCACGCCGTCCAGGACGCGCTGGCTGCCCGCCACCCTCGGGCGCACGTCGTGCGCGACGTCCTGTTCACCACCGACGGCGGCGTGGTCACCTCCGCCGGTATTGCCAGCGGCATCGACCTCTCGCTGCACCTGCTTGCGATGCGGCACGGCCCGGCGCTCGCCGCGCGGGTGGCCCGGGAGATGGTGGTGTACGCCCGCCGGAACGGCACGGAGCCGCAGGCCAGCGCGATGCTGCGGCACAGGTCGCACGTCGATGACACCGCCCATCGCGTCCAGGACCACATCGACGCCCACTTCACGCACACCCTCCCGCTCGCCGACCTGGCCGCGCACGCCGGCGTCGCCGAGCGCACCCTGACCAGGCTGTTCACCCGGGCCACCGGCGTGACGCCCCTGCGCTACCAGCAGATCCTGCGGCGCGAACGCGCCGAGCACCTCATCGGTCACGGCGCGACGATCGAGTCCGCGGCCCGCGCCGTCGGCTTCGAGAACCCGCGCACGCTCCGCCGCCTCCGCAGCTCGGCGTAG
- a CDS encoding SDR family oxidoreductase — MIVVTGATGNIGRPLVAELARRGHEVTAVSRAGAAPLDSPLVRGAYADLADPASLRAAVDGASALFLLVPGAGGHLDRERIVATAADAGVRRLVLVSSQAAGTRPESPSHRPLAELEKLVRGSGLAWTVLRPGGFYTNAFAWVPSVRAERTVYAPFGDVALPGIDPLDIADVAAAALTDDGHDGRTYELTGPDVSTPRERTTALADALGTPLAFTELTHEQARAGMLELMPEPVADGTLAILGEPTTQERAISPHVEAVLGRPGRTFADWARAHAAAFRA, encoded by the coding sequence ATGATCGTCGTCACCGGAGCCACTGGAAACATCGGACGGCCGCTGGTCGCCGAGCTTGCCCGGCGGGGCCACGAGGTCACCGCTGTCTCCCGCGCGGGCGCCGCGCCGCTCGACAGCCCGCTGGTCCGCGGGGCTTACGCCGACCTGGCCGACCCGGCGAGCCTGCGCGCCGCCGTCGACGGCGCGAGTGCGCTGTTTCTCCTCGTCCCGGGTGCCGGCGGGCACCTGGATCGGGAGCGGATCGTCGCCACGGCCGCCGACGCCGGGGTGCGCCGGCTTGTCCTCGTGTCGTCCCAGGCGGCGGGCACTCGTCCGGAGTCGCCCTCCCACCGACCGCTCGCCGAGCTGGAGAAGCTAGTCCGCGGCTCGGGGCTTGCCTGGACGGTGCTGCGGCCAGGCGGTTTCTACACCAACGCCTTTGCGTGGGTCCCGTCGGTCCGGGCCGAGCGCACGGTGTACGCCCCATTCGGCGACGTCGCGCTGCCCGGCATCGACCCGCTCGACATCGCCGACGTCGCAGCCGCCGCGCTCACCGACGACGGGCACGACGGCCGCACCTACGAGCTGACCGGTCCTGACGTGAGCACTCCCCGTGAGCGGACCACCGCGCTCGCCGACGCACTCGGCACGCCGCTCGCCTTCACCGAGCTGACCCATGAGCAGGCACGCGCCGGCATGCTCGAGCTCATGCCCGAGCCGGTGGCCGATGGCACGCTCGCGATCCTCGGCGAGCCCACTACTCAGGAGCGGGCCATCAGCCCGCACGTCGAGGCGGTCCTCGGCCGGCCGGGACGAACCTTCGCCGACTGGGCGCGTGCGCACGCGGCGGCGTTCAGGGCCTGA
- a CDS encoding DsbA family protein, which produces MTTEEPDSGAQEAAPISAQSAAPAGTHDSDFALRWAFGNPEAPFTIVEFGDFECPYCGAAKPVLHELIKNSDGQIRLVWRHFPLFEPHPFALTAALAAEAAGHQGAFWPMAGLLFKNQASLDDASIVRYGEQLGLDTDTLVGEPAQRFSEAVRTDYQEGIDAGVHGTPTLFINGEPYMGDVTVTDLRDTIGMSRKRARFSRFSRSSRS; this is translated from the coding sequence ATGACGACCGAAGAACCCGACAGCGGCGCGCAGGAAGCGGCACCGATCTCCGCGCAGAGTGCCGCACCGGCCGGTACCCACGACTCCGACTTCGCGCTCCGCTGGGCATTCGGCAACCCCGAGGCGCCGTTCACGATCGTGGAGTTCGGCGACTTCGAGTGCCCGTACTGCGGCGCAGCCAAGCCCGTGCTGCACGAGCTGATCAAGAACTCCGACGGCCAGATCCGCCTGGTCTGGCGCCACTTCCCCCTGTTCGAGCCGCACCCGTTCGCGCTGACGGCGGCGCTGGCGGCCGAGGCAGCGGGTCATCAGGGTGCGTTCTGGCCGATGGCGGGCCTGCTCTTCAAGAACCAGGCTTCGCTCGACGACGCCTCGATCGTCCGCTACGGGGAGCAGCTCGGCCTCGACACCGACACGCTGGTCGGCGAGCCGGCACAGCGGTTCTCCGAAGCCGTCCGAACGGACTACCAGGAGGGCATCGACGCCGGTGTGCACGGCACGCCCACGCTGTTCATCAACGGCGAGCCGTACATGGGCGACGTCACGGTCACCGACCTGCGCGACACGATCGGGATGTCGCGCAAGCGCGCCCGCTTCAGCAGGTTTTCTCGCTCGTCCCGCTCCTGA
- a CDS encoding DUF1304 domain-containing protein yields MLIAGLVLAGIAALIHVYIFYLESFAWTDRKTLATFGMTAQEAEAMRPMALNQGYYNLFLAIVTAVGIVLAATGSTAVGSALVFAGAGSMVAASVVLVISDPSKRGAALKQGVVPLLGVVALLVGVVV; encoded by the coding sequence GTGCTGATCGCCGGACTTGTACTCGCGGGGATCGCGGCCCTGATCCACGTCTACATCTTCTATCTGGAGTCCTTCGCCTGGACCGACCGGAAGACCCTGGCGACGTTCGGCATGACCGCGCAGGAGGCGGAGGCCATGCGGCCGATGGCCCTGAACCAGGGCTACTACAACCTGTTCCTCGCGATCGTCACGGCGGTCGGCATAGTTCTTGCCGCCACCGGGTCGACGGCGGTGGGGTCGGCCCTCGTGTTCGCGGGCGCCGGCTCGATGGTCGCGGCATCGGTGGTCCTGGTGATCTCCGACCCGAGCAAGCGCGGCGCTGCGCTCAAGCAGGGTGTCGTCCCGCTGCTGGGTGTGGTCGCCCTGCTCGTGGGCGTGGTGGTCTGA